The following is a genomic window from Malus sylvestris chromosome 7, drMalSylv7.2, whole genome shotgun sequence.
TTCACATCGATGATTTGCTAAATCAAACATCAAATGATCAGTTGCGCGCATATTAGACATAACTGAAAACAACTATTAAGTATAATGGCACGAGAACTTACAGCATCAGCCTGGGAAATAGGATGATCGGTTTGTGCATTGGTGTCACATTCGGTCATGAATCCTTCAGAAACTTGGACCTCACCATTGACTTTCTCCGTGTTACTTACCCTTCTGAATTTGAACTTTGGCAATCTATCAATCTCCTCATCTGTTGCCCCATCCTGTTTCATGCACAAGTCGTATGAAGTTGAGTCATATAAGCGTATATGATTGAAGTGTAATCAAGAATCCAAAACTTCTTTCATTGtttttgcccttcattaatATAGAGTTTACTACCTCATGCAAAATTAATAGGTTCTACAGAAAAAGGAAAGGATTGATTCTTCAATCCAGAACGTCACATGGCATTTGGATGGCCCATATAAAACTCAAACTTCGGCATAAAATAGGAAGCATGAGATCTAATGCTTCAACATTAAAAAGGGAGTTCACATCTGGTTCACGATGAAAATCAAGGAGAACTGAATTCACTAACAGTTGAGCATTCATTATAAATATCAAATGGGATTAAAGGAGTCAGCAGCCTTCACATGTATCAGAGCATCTCCAAGGGGGAGATGTAATTTGGGATGTAATTACATCTAAAATCTCCGGCAGACGATAGAGAATCTCACTCCAGTTAGTTGGATGCACTTATGAAATATAAATTTGGGAATTTAATCTCAACGGTTTAAGGTTAAAGCAAGAAAGTAATTACTGCACTTCATCTTTCCACTCTCTTCACGTGTTTGACTCATTCTCACACTTGTTTTGGGCCCGCCAGAGCACGATGCAAAACAGATACAAATTTGCAGCTATATTCGTTTGTCGGCTAGTTGTTGGTTTTACAGCCCAAATACAACTTCCACTGGAACATGAGATCTAAATGTGCCTATACATCTCCATTTAGTACTACAGATGCTTCCTCACTCTGTCTAATAATACAAGAAACGACAAACATACTAAACACAACAATGACCGGTAAAGCTATTAGCCCATTAGCCTATCGCCGCATAGTCAAGTATCATCTGTTTCCATTCGCATATTTCCATATTTGTGCATAATGTGCATGCCACGTGCATCAAAGAGATCTAAATTTGCTTATCATTACTGAATATGctatatcattttttttcttctatatgTAGAGATATATGATCATGTACACCGTGTATTTTAAGCTTAGATGAgagctacaacaacaacaaagccatTTCCCACTAAGCGGGGTCcgttgtatgaatcctagaacgccattgcgctccgTTCTGTGCCacgtcttccgttagatcctAAGCTTAGATGAGagctaatttttttaatttatctcATGTCACATGATCAGAGGAAAGATTATATGAAGCTACCACTTTCTAGACAATAAACTAAAGCTTGCATACAATCCTTATGGAGGTATACCTGATCTGTCACCGCATATAAGATTGCTATTATGCATGGCAGAAAGCAGCAGACTGCAATTCCAACGAGACAGGAAGCAGCAACACATACAATGATGAAGGCAACATCAAAAACTAGAAATGAAACACAGAGCCTGCATAAAAAGAGCAGTGTGTAAATAGTTAAAACACGCGTGCGCACACACAAGCATTCAAGACAATCACTCAAAAGAAACCACTTCAGAGTAAAAACAGTACAATCCTAACCAGTAAAGGCGAGGTGAACTAGATAGCAAAGCCTGGCCACCATTAAGCACCCAGTAGAAGCCAATGACCCACCAAATAAATGAAAACATGCTATTAGCCGACTCCAGATTTTTGGTGATACTGTTGCACAAAAAATGGAGATAGTTAAATATACTTCATGGCATACGGCCACACAAGATTAGCTTTATGCGGAGAATATCACATTCACAACAAATGCCAACCATTACTCACATTCAAGTTACCACTTCATActcacaacaaaaacaaatgaaaaaggaCTGAATTCAGATATGAGAAAAAGGACATCACAGAATGCATACCCTGCTCAATTGTTCATatctaaataaagaaaagaattgtAATAGGAAAGAAAAGCTAAAAGCTTGCCAAATGTGGAACTATATACGAACAGCATCACGACCCCACAATTCGAAAAACGCTCATCCTCGTATGGTGAAACTTAGAAACCATATTTTCCATGTCCGTTGAACTAAACCGACAAACACAAAAGTTCCTATACATCATTCCATAGAACAGTATCACAACCCCTGCATTAATGCATACTTCAAAACAAATTGAACATAGATGCAACATTTGAATCAAGATTCATACTTTTACATCATAAAAATATTGATCAGTGTACTTTTAGTCCTAATTCCTAAAAGCAAGAATAACTATTAATATTATCTCCAAGATTGCTTTACCTTGTATCATCAGCCAAACCATGCTCACCCCCATAACCTCCAACATTACTCCCTGACACCAAACTCTCACTCCCACCACTCCCCCAACCCGCCTCGCGCCTCCTCCAATACGCCGCAACCACACACCCAACATGAACAACACACAGCAAAATGTACCCAACAACCCAAATCCTCATAGGCACCAATGGCTTCTCCTCCACACTCAGCCCCAGCACAGTGAACCCAACAATCACAAAAACCAAATTCCACAGCAGGTCCAGAATTATGGCGGGCTTCGAGTGAAACCAGAAGCTCTGCCTCTCTTCCAGTTCCTCCGCCGCGTTCTCCCGGACCCTAACCGACGGGTCCCGCAGTCTCATTCGGCGCCCGCTGGCGCGCCGAAAGAGCCGCATCGCGCCCCGCAACGGTGGCGGGCCGTGGCGCATGAGCCGCCGGCTTTGGAGGAGCTCGTCGCCGATTGAGTACCCGATGAGTGGGTGAATGTCTACGGAATTCATCATGGTAAAGCAAAAGGCTTTTGGACTGTGTTTGATTTTTGGGAATTGGGTTTGTGATTTTCACAGGGTCTGACTCAAATCTATTTATTTGGGTTGCTGTGATTCATTGGATTGAGAGATTTGAAGGGTAAAGGTGAAAGCTTTTTGGGAGCTGGAAATTGGGCTTTGGGGAATCAAATTGGggtctagagagagaaaaagttgaAGGCTTAAAATGAAGCAtttgagggaggagagagagggggctTAAAGGGGAGCTGCTGGTGCAGAGTGGCAGCTGAGTTGGGTTTCTGCATTAGGGTTTTGGAATTTTTCAGGGTGAATTGATGGGGAAGTTTTGTTTGGGACAAAAACTGCTTTTGTTTTTATctcttgttatttttattttttttttgaaatttgaagtcTATGAGCTTCAGTTTCTTTCAAATTTGCAGGATTGGAGTTACGCTGTGGGATGGGGAAATTGCAGTTCTATTCATTGCTTGTTTGGTTTTGTGTGTTTGAATTCACATTCCCAGCTCTCAAGCAATAATActtttttggtaaataaattttGTCACATAACTTTGTTGGCACAAAAGAAAATCCTCACCcctttcggttttttttttttttttttaaaaaaaggaGCAACTAATGGCAAACTATCTATTCCTTACAGGTCCGGAAAGGTTATGGGGAATTTCACTCTACCTAACGCCACACTCAAGCAGACTCAACAATTCAGAGCATCGAACTCGGAACCTCCCACATTTTTATGTTTATTGAGAGCCGCAGTCAGCGTCCTCACGTCTTTCATTGATCAATTGAGtaatagggaaaaaaaattgcaactATCAATCGTGTGCGCTCATATAGCTCTAAGTGTCATATGTATTTAAATTTTTCGCGCTTCGTAAATTAGTGTCTTTTATTGGTCGATTGAGCATAGACATGAGGTGAAGAATTTGCTAGAATCAATCGTCCACACTAATATTCTTTAACGGTCAGACACATTTAAATTTATCATTCTACATAAACTTCATCAATAGGGCCCCAGTCGGTCACTTTAACGAGCCGGGATCGATAAGTGGAAGTCATAAAAAAGAGATGTTTCTCTTCACGCACGTTTTTGTTACTGTGATAGTTCATATAGTATATCTTAGTTTTATCAAAGTGAAGGAGGGTTCGAATTTAAGACAAATTTCAAATTAAGCTCACACATTTTTGTAACTGTAATAGTTCAAATTGCATATCTCTAGTTTATCAACACGAAGAAAGATATGAATTTTAGAGTTCTTTTACAATGGAagggaaaatattattaaaagaaaattagttgGTTCAAACTTGCTTCATTATCACCCAATCATCAATGTGCGTAGATTTCTCAGGAGTAAAATTCTCTACTTTACTATGACAAAAATAACAGTTTACTTTGGTAAATTTCATAGCTATATAATAATGAAAATTGATTCAtacacatcattttttttctttatacacTCCTAATATCTTTGATCCGTTAAGGATATAATTTCAACATTATGTTGTTGCGTAATATACGGTGGTGGTCCTCATGATAGAATTGACCAGTAAATGGTTGATCGAAGCTCCAGGAGGTAGCCACCCCCTCCCTCCTTCCCTATTTAAAAATGTCTTTCAATTATCATCTTTAtaaaatcaaaaacaaaaaataaacgagATTTTGCATGCTAGTATACTTCTTTTTGGGGTGTCTTAGCTTGAGTGGAAAAGAACATAAAAAACAGTGAATGTTAAGATGGTgtgaagtgtgtgtgtgtgtgtgtgtcttttAGTGATGTAATGTAACCGTATTAGTCTGAACTCCATACGCTTTTCATGATTTTGGGGATAAGATTGTACGACGCACGCCCGCTCCTCCTGCCTTGTTTCCTGCCCTGCCGCCAACTGTTTCTTACAACCTTCCCGCCCTAATTTTCATCGCACTGCCCCTGTTATCCAACAATCAACTGCTCAACTCCTCCACACTAGTTTCtgcaaaataatataattttatcttggaaaattttatttaaactcatgtaACATATTTCTACACTCAACTTACTCTttgcacccatttgatttttaactaaactattaatatctctttaaaccctaaTTTACTACCTAATATACCCCCATAAACCCAATTTGAAatgtggatttatttttacacccataACTGTTGGTCTCTCCCGAGTTAGGTTAGAGAACCATTGAATTTTGGCAAGTAAATGCTCCAATCATGATCTCTTCAAGCTGAGAGATGAATATTGAACACCATTTCtttaagggaattgttattagcactcaaataatctcatttgacactccaaactttctataattagaaagaaaaatacacttgcgagaagtgtagaatgagattttttgagtgctaataacaatttctttctttaaaacaAAGTCTTAAGATTGATTCATTAcactattttcttcttcttcttcttccgccTTGAAATTGAACTCATACAAAACAAGCATGCATGTCTCCAGTTCTGCTTTCTTAAGCcagaaataataattttttttcaacaaaaccgATTCCAATAACAGCAACTGTGAGCCTATGATCAAAACCAGAGCCAGAAACAAACCATATATCTAAAACTACTATAATCTACAGGGAGGAGATTTGAACTTAGGTACAAGGAGGTGGACGCACTGCCCCAACCAACTAGTCTAACCCACATCTGCAGACAGCAAACTGAGTTCAGTTCTCATCAGTCCTATAATCCTATTCAACCACTAAACCAAGAACACAGAGAAGAAACAAACTTGACAAAAGCattaacaaacaaatacacattTCAAAATTCGAAAGAATTAAATGATACATGTCCAATTCAACCTTTTAATTTAGCTGCAAATTCACACAACCCCTCAACCTTTTAAATTGTAAATACTAGTTTAGTACATAAAATTTTAAGAATGTACATGTTAAAGCATTGAAGCCCATTAggattttagccaaaatgaacgtaggataaacaaagagcgatcgtagggtttaattatagtatttaggtttattgataaatttgagttttattattaatttcattttgtaattaatagtaattatgcaataggataaaatagacaattaacatttaaaatttaaattgggtgtaaaaagagttaacatgggtttaaataaactttcccttttatctttctttatttattttttttaatttcattctaGTCCTTACAACTCACTTGACTCAATATCCCAAGTCAGCATAAACTTAATTACCCCATATTATTTCTACTAGTCTTTCTACACGCGTTTACGCATGTGCAAAATGCCTTTTATTTGTCATAGGCGCGCAGTGTGCTCCTAAAGATTTTTTAAACATGTTTGATAAATGTGTAACAAAAATAATGTTAATGTTTAATTGTACGGAGTAGGTCACATTTTTCAAAACTGTCATGACCAAAAATGCTTCTATATTTTAATACATTGATCCAAAACAAAAGATGAACAATATGACATTAGAAAAAACATAGAGTCAACTTGTAAGGTGATGGTGGCATTACCAAATTATAGTATGTTTTAAtatatcaagcaaagaaaaatacGAACAGCACTTACATATGGAAACATAACATCTACTTGTGACATTAAAGCCATGCTCGTATATTTTTTATACCAATCCAAAACAAAAGATGAACAATacgtacataaaaaaaaaacataaagtctACTTTTAGCAAGGTggtgctgataggagcatatttatgtgacttagttagcttgttttcttgcatttacatagctagtttctacttattagagtgttttaaactattttcgtgtgttttcaggttcaaatgacaaagttggcaagaaagtacattttggagcagttttgggccaagaatggatagcacatgcatggagcaagatggatggacgtttttgaagttcaagaggctaggaatatgctgaagagatgaagaaactaaactcaagacaaagaagataaggaatcagctaaaaggaaggaacattatcttaaccaaccttatcttatccaacattatccaatctaaccttatcttatcttatcctatcctaatcctattctaccttaattccagctgcaagggggactccttatcacattagaatacctaatatctgattctagaagccttaaaACAATGCAAATAACCTGATCCCTTTTTCCCTTAGAAATCTGACGAATTTTATGAAATCTCGTACCcagatttcactgttataatgtACATGTTTGTATtcttgagattttatattatttttcaagaatttatatTAAGTTATTTGAAGTTAtactttaattaaactagttgcGAAGTTTagagtttggaaattaattatttaaaatttgtagaCCGTTTGAGGTCATAATTTATATCTTTGGATAGAGCTCAATCTCacgaacgcgtaggcgcaaACCGTTCGTAAAACAGAtctataacgaagaagttagaGACGTTTTAGTTGttggaaaataaataattaaatgttTAGAAGCTGCCAAGTGGCAGCAAGGGAGAGGGGAGAAGGGAGAGAGTGCAGGAGAGAAAGAGGGGGGGACAGCCAATcagaaaggaggaaaggagggGGAATTTGACTCGCGAACCTTTAAAATTGAACCGCTCATATCTCCTTCATAAGAActccgttttgggtgatcttggtgtccatggaaagctcttgacgAGACCTACATCTCTGTAGTGTTATATTTCTCaatatgtttcctatttttttcAGTTCGAAGCCACAAACCCACGGGTGTCCGGACGGTTTTATCCTTTTTCCGGTGGCTCCGGCAAGCTTCACCGTCGATGACCACCACCAAAGGACTCCTCTCAACCCCAGGAACAAAGCTCAAGTGGTGGTGGAGACATCGGAGCTTGTATGGAATCCGAATCGAAGCACACCCTTTTCTAGGGTTCCGGCAGGTTTGTGTAAAATCGAGGTGTTTCCCGGGAAAATTGGCCTTGGTGACAGGAATGAAAATTGTTTCCCTCACTGAGATCTACTTGCCTGTAAAATTTcgtaatttttgaaaatagttgaattttccagcGAGTTAGGGTGGCCGACCACCACCTGCGGCGACACGTGGCCAGTGGGCCAACAATGACTTTCTAAGTTCAATTAGATGTCCTGACTTTGTATTTGATATTCGTATGACGTGGATTGATCGTTTGAACATAATTTCACTATGATACATTACTTGATCAAAATATGAATCGATGATTCGACCATTGGATCGTtaacaaactttaatatgtaatagtacgtaatatttgaggaccatagtaACTGATAGATCaagaatccgacgtacggatccTTCTGTATTGAATTTCTACCTTTGTAAAATCAAACTTTGGTCGCCACTTGAATTtgtaattggcggagatccgaccgtcagATCgtgatgaaattttagtatgttattttaGAGGCATAATGTGTATTTTAGAAAGTTACAGATCCAAAATCCAATGTGCGGATCTTACGGATTGAGTTATGTAGAATTGTGAACCCTACCTTTGATcaagagttgacttttggtcaacatgtctcgaaacgttctaaatactaaaattagtactatGGGAGACGCAGTGAGGCCTAGTGAGCCTACATTGGTTAGagagtgacttgaatatatgGGCTATGGTGATtaccttaatttcttatattaatattaattgtgaTTACGACTTGGTTTTACAaatgtgatttctattgaactgtgattttatatatttagtcATAGACCTATGCTTATTAAATAGGATTTGGCTTGTACACTGATGATgtttgtgatatatatgtgtttaattatctttttaataatgtgattgatcattatgatgaatgttatgacaattatgggatttaattattgtttgataattatttggatATGATTGCCAACTGAATACCTATTTGAACTTGGCATTACTACATAGCTTGAGATGGAGATGAGTTAGGTACTTTATTAGATTTTTAGTAGAAATAGTAATTAAGGGAATTACTTGTGTTGTGTTCTATATGACTAACTGCTGGTTGATATGTGGAATCGATAACATGTATGCGTATAATTATGTTTAATGTGTGATGATGAGATTGCACCATGTagtagtggtacatggatgtggtcctgcttggtatatccgcgatgggggaccatatgtattcaggggtaatcatgcttggtatatccgcgatgggtgatcactgcctgcaCGATGATATTATGCCTATGgttttgcttggtatatctgcgatgggggaccatacgcattctagagGTGATGATGATTggttgtacttggtacattttaTAGGCGATCATATTTggtttggttccgttgagtggtccgaaaccCGAGGTTGTTGAATTTCGTGAAGTGGCCTAAAATCCCATTAATTGGAGAAGTAGGCTTGGCATAATTGTGTCACTCTAGCCTTAGTTTATGTCAATGGTTTCGAGAGTCTTGTGAATTGAGTTAGAAAAGATGTTGGACGTCTGAATGACTCCTTCGGGATTTTCTATGATTCAATTATGAATTCATAAGGTATGAATTTAAAAGATATGGGAATGATTGTTATTACtttgatcaaattaattaattaatgcggCTAGAGAATGATTTTGTGTTTCGTCGGCTCTTAAACATGATGTGTGTTGTGAATTGCCATATCATGATGAGgcataatgatttatatgttTATGGGAGAGAAATCATGTTTTCATGGGGATTGGTTATGTAGCCTGAGTCCAGGAATTAAATGTTGTCAAGTTATAATAAATGATTGAGGAATGCTATGCTTTTCTGCTTGAACTTAGTGGATAAAGGTCTGATTTTGTGAGAAGgtgaactatgaatggcttgatccctattgaaggtacgtaggcagtctaacgaagagattagatgcagccataaagtatacgaaaaattaTTGTGCATCTGGATCTTGAAGGATACTTTGTATATATTCAGGAGGTgaggtatgttagatatacaggTATTTGGTGACGTCATGTGTCAATCTTGGACGTATGTCAGGATCGGAGCGTGACAAATTTAATCCCTTCTCTTTTAGAAACCTGTCGTGTATCCTACTCCTTTCATCCTAGGATTGTGCAATTCTTTTTCCTTCAGAAATTGTGCAAACCCTAGAcctataaaggtcgtacccagtgcacaagactcccgctttacgcagggtttgggagaggtgaatgtcggctagccttacccccattttatgacCCTATTTTCACACCACACACAATAGAGaaataagagagaaaaatacATGAGTGCCGCAGGTTTCTAAGGGTTTTAGAGACTTGTGCCGTGCTTGCAAGGAGAATGAGAGCTTGTGCCGTGCCCTAGCACCCAAGGATTGTGCCAAATCTACCATTGGAGTGTTGGAGTGTTTCTaggttctttctatccttagttttagttcaatgtttagtttaatttggttttcaattatgatgaacatgtggaactaatttcgttttagtcagaggagaattcaaagccatgaacatatatgtaatatgaattgattacatccagttatgatttcataaatcgtgaatgcaatttacttatctgtttgattgataacttgttcttgtgtgttgattaaggatgcatacttagtttgcatgcatgaatttgatgctaggatataagggaatttcacctaatcgttatgaacttatattcacaagtagtaaaagcCACtattcatgattgtgttaagtaaattcttagCAAGAgaatcatgcagttcatagttacgaatgccttgtcaatgcttatggttttcatagaacttaatgatctttgatatgtatctctattatgcaattcatgtaaggaacttgataagaaaatttggttgcgtcgctgagtccaattcaatgaaattaggaaaatctgaaagttaatttgtgcttctcaagattaatttggggcattgtcattcatgggttattgaaagaataactggaaatcgatttgtatgcatgtgtgtcatgtgtggagaaggaccctctaactagccttacACCCttaattcacccaatttcgtatTATCTTTAATTTGTTTATGCAAAGTACTTAGTTTTAcctcaaattcgtcaaaaccaattcccTTTTATATTTCATGTCTTtaggttagaatctgtccaactGGGTtctttttagtgttttgagtctttctagtttaattttcgtccaaatcatcctctagttcttgttttgagtcaatttaacttagtttgtgtgttttgagtcagtttagtctattttgagtagtttgagtttagttttctgttttagagttttcaatttttaggtgtaatttgtgttgattagcatccctaactaatccccagcctagaacgatccctacttacgcgtactacaactatcttaatagggtttaatttgtgtgttagtttttaccacatcaGGTGCCATTACCAAATTATGGTATGTTTTAATGTATCAAGCAAAGCAAATATGAACAATATGTACATATGGAAACATAACGTCTACTTTTAACATCAAAGCCATGCTCACCACCCATTTGTTTGCACTTGATGCTTCAGATTTTCATTGTCAATCTGCgagcaataataataaaataagaaatcTAGCTAATTAAGAATGAGAATAATGCACTATAATTTACAATCACAAATATAAGGGTTGCAAGCAATTTGAACCAACACAAAAACTCAGTATCAGTTTTTTTAGGTGAAATTCTATCATGAGAAGGTGTTTATATTGTGAAATCATTAATATGTATAATTTAACCTTTGAACGTGTAATTAAAAGTTATGAGTTTAACCCAAATAACTTTAACTTGGTCAATTTACCTATAGCATACTCCGATCACTTGAAGAATATTGTAAGATAAATAACTTTTCAAGTTTGAGTTAACAAATTATACTCATTTTTATGAAATTAAGTAGTAATAAATGTTACTTTAATCTTGTACTTCAACCTTTTAACCTTGAGACGAGTGTGATGCTTGTAAAATTGACAAAACAtgcaattttattaatatttgaatttgaatgCAATTGGAATTTATTGTATACTTCCACATGAAAATAAGAGATTAGTTATCATATTTAGAAAGTTGTTTGGTCACTATTAATCTTTTTTCAGatgccataattttttttaatttaaaataattaatttgtacAATGATATAGAGAATggcattaaaaataaattaattcgtTAGACTTTATTCCAAATCCGTATGATATGAAGAGTCATTGAAGGTTTTGGTTCTTCTATAGTCTTTTTTCGTGCACCAACTATATATTAAGGGTATATAT
Proteins encoded in this region:
- the LOC126627710 gene encoding E3 ubiquitin-protein ligase At4g11680-like, translating into MMNSVDIHPLIGYSIGDELLQSRRLMRHGPPPLRGAMRLFRRASGRRMRLRDPSVRVRENAAEELEERQSFWFHSKPAIILDLLWNLVFVIVGFTVLGLSVEEKPLVPMRIWVVGYILLCVVHVGCVVAAYWRRREAGWGSGGSESLVSGSNVGGYGGEHGLADDTSITKNLESANSMFSFIWWVIGFYWVLNGGQALLSSSPRLYWLCVSFLVFDVAFIIVCVAASCLVGIAVCCFLPCIIAILYAVTDQDGATDEEIDRLPKFKFRRVSNTEKVNGEVQVSEGFMTECDTNAQTDHPISQADAECCICLSVYENGAELRQLPCQHHFHCTCIDKWLHINATCPMCKFNILRPRGRHEIGQV